One Nitrospira sp. genomic region harbors:
- a CDS encoding response regulator, whose protein sequence is MSKIVVVDDSYAELQLIEGYLKSANHTVVSYPNTDKLEDKLALDKPDLIVLDVVMPGRNGFQACRDLKSDDRFKGIPIVLCTSKGQESDKFWGQQQGANGYVVKPFKAEDLVAAVKRALN, encoded by the coding sequence ATGAGCAAGATCGTTGTCGTCGATGATTCGTACGCCGAACTGCAGTTGATCGAAGGCTATTTGAAGTCTGCCAATCACACAGTCGTGTCGTATCCGAACACCGACAAACTCGAGGACAAACTGGCGTTGGATAAGCCGGACCTGATCGTGCTGGATGTCGTGATGCCCGGGCGTAACGGGTTCCAGGCCTGCCGCGACCTGAAAAGCGATGACCGCTTCAAGGGCATCCCGATCGTCCTCTGCACGTCCAAGGGGCAGGAAAGCGACAAATTCTGGGGCCAACAGCAGGGTGCCAATGGGTATGTGGTGAAGCCGTTTAAAGCTGAAGATCTGGTCGCCGCAGTCAAGCGGGCGTTGAACTAA